TTCACAGTACCAATTTCACAAACTCTCCCAAGATCATTTCTCCCAAGATCAATTAGCATTACATGCTCAGCTATCTCTTTTGGATCTTTTAATAAATCCTTTTCTAATTCCAAGTCTTGTTGATTATCAATACCTCTAGGTCTTGTGCCAGCAATTGGTCTTAAGCTAGCAACAATCTGACCATTTTTATTTTTTTCTGCCTTAACCATTACTTCAGGACTTGAACCAATCAGATACCATGAACCAAAATCAAAAAATGACATATATGGAGATGGATTAACCATCCTCAAACTTCTATATAAATCAAAGGGATCATTATTAACTTGAGTTTTGAATCTTTGACTTATAACTATTTGGAAGATATCTCCCTTTCTTATATATTCTTTTGCAGAGAGAACTGCATCCTCAAAATCTTTTTTCTTCCAATTACTTTCTAGATCTAGATTCAAATCCTCATTTTCATGCCAATCTAAAAACTCATTTTCTTTTAGAGGAACTCTCATTAAATTTCTAGTTTTCTGAATTTTAAAAATTGAGTTTAGATACAACTCTTCAACAGAGGACTCTTTTGAAGAAGTTGTATCTGCATAAACTACTGCAGTAATACATCTTTTTATTTGATCAAAAACAACTAACTGATCAAAAAACATCCAAGAACCATAAGGGATATTGTTTTCTGGTATTTCATTTATTGGAACGCTTGGTTCTATTCGATTTATTAATTCATAACCCCAGGAGCCATATAACTGTCCAATTGATGGTAAGTCATCAAGCATGGTTGATTTATATTCCTTTGTCCAACTTCTTAAAATATCAAAAG
The genomic region above belongs to Prochlorococcus marinus XMU1405 and contains:
- a CDS encoding anthranilate synthase component I family protein → MISSQKDSFLKAYKEGKNFIPITQTWPADLETPLSTWLKLTSKDSHGVFLESVEGGESLGRWSIVATKPLWEAVCNGQEIVKTWNNGKTETYNGDPFDILRSWTKEYKSTMLDDLPSIGQLYGSWGYELINRIEPSVPINEIPENNIPYGSWMFFDQLVVFDQIKRCITAVVYADTTSSKESSVEELYLNSIFKIQKTRNLMRVPLKENEFLDWHENEDLNLDLESNWKKKDFEDAVLSAKEYIRKGDIFQIVISQRFKTQVNNDPFDLYRSLRMVNPSPYMSFFDFGSWYLIGSSPEVMVKAEKNKNGQIVASLRPIAGTRPRGIDNQQDLELEKDLLKDPKEIAEHVMLIDLGRNDLGRVCEIGTVKVKDLMVIERYSHVMHIVSEVEGVLQHNADVWDLLKASFPAGTVTGAPKIRAMQLIKHFEKDPRGPYAGVYGSIDINGALNTAITIRTMIVKPSRDGKYDVSVQAGAGIVADSFPENEYRETINKAKGILKALACLDK